The Polypterus senegalus isolate Bchr_013 chromosome 10, ASM1683550v1, whole genome shotgun sequence genomic interval AGCACAAGTGCATGGACAATTTGCAGCTTCCCCAACAAAACTTTGGATGAATAAAATCTTCTGTATTGGCATCAAAATAACTCACGAGTAAGAACATGCTTATGTGGGATGGATGAAGTGGTCCTTGGATTTCCTTTTCCTCTAAGTGAAGGAACTTGATGATGCTGCTCTCTGGACACCCTAGCCATCCATTCCTTAGCATATGAAATATGGAAAGGCAATTTTGATTGAAATCCATAATTTCAAAATTTTTGGTACAGACTTTATGCTCAAACTAAGACGTTATTTGAGGACAGTTGTATATCTAAAGCCAGAATTTTCATTTGTACTGTGTTGTCTTCACACTCTACGTTCTTTTACATACAGTTCCCTCTAGTGGACAAATGTTATAACACTCCTTTTGCTGGCAATGTTTCTGCAATGAATTGCAATGTCACCAGATCTAGTCATCTTAATTAAGAGACTATAAGAAGATACGAATAAATGAGCATCCACCTAAGACTGTGAACAGCACGTCtgcaaaaaaattactttttttgcttctttttgcaGGAACAAAGGTAAACATCTGTCCAGAGACATGGATGCAAGTGAAATCCAATTGCTACTACATATCCGTGAGAAGATCAACCTGGGCAGAGAGTAATAAGCACTGCTCCTCTCACGGGGCTCAGCTTGTTGTGATTGAGGACCAAGAGGGGTTGGTGAGTCAGCAGAGCAGACAGACAATTAAACAGAATTGCTGTGATttgtttctatttaattttcattgaaaTGTTTGGGTCAATTAACACATTATTTATGGGGTTTTAGTACCCAATGAATTCATTTTTTGCACCGATTTTGCAATCCATGTCTTCCCAAAAAGTCCCTTGTTTTTTACCATTATGTCacaataccattttgtttttcttatcggCATTGCCTTAGTCTGGCAATGAACTTAAGGTGTGAACTTTCAATAGTTCTTGTTTCATGTCCCGAGCTTTGTTCATTTGATACCTGCCTTCCTGGTTATAACCCTTTGCTTGTTATTTTCAGCTTTGCAACATCTTCTGATTGTCTTTCTTTTCAAAATTGCCACCACCCTGTGCAGTCAGTACACATACTCGTACCTCGTTTGTCTTTTGCAAAGACGAAAACGCACGGACATCTTTCAGTAATTCAGAGATGCCTCTGGCTCAGTGCTCTGTAACACACAGTTGTGTTTGGGTCATGAAAAGTCACCTTCTGTTCCTTTGTCTCTGTAGGAGTTTCTGTTTCTTCAGTGCAGACGCTTCCTAACGTTTTGGATTGGCCTGAACAGGAGTCCACAGGAGGAGTGGAGATGGGTGAACAATGAGCTCTTCAATCACAGTCGGTGAGTGGCTTTACTTTTCGACTCTTTATGTTTTCTACTTTTATGGTAGAAACAGCCCAGTTGCCTTTTATA includes:
- the LOC120536181 gene encoding killer cell lectin-like receptor subfamily B member 1B allele B, which gives rise to MQVKSNCYYISVRRSTWAESNKHCSSHGAQLVVIEDQEGLEFLFLQCRRFLTFWIGLNRSPQEEWRWVNNELFNHSRWTLGVSAGGHCACVAQESIESLNCSSQHHWICRMAVANY